The following is a genomic window from Caldicellulosiruptor danielii.
TAAATGTTCGATATCCAGTTGACATCTCATATGATGAGATAGAAAAGAAAGTAAAGGAAGTAGTGCAGAATTACAATATTGAATATCGCATGAATACAGATGTTCCACCTCTTTATTTTGAAGCTGACCACTTTTTGATCAGGACCTTGCTTGAGGTTTACAGAGAGTTTACAAATGGTGATACACAGCCACTTGTGATTGGTGGTGGAACATACGCAAGGTGGGCAAAAAACGTGGTTGCTTTTGGTCCAAATATGCCGGGTGATGAAGAGGTTGCCCACCAAAAAGATGAATACATCCTTATAGACAGGCTCATACTGTGTAGCAAAATCTATGCAAATGCTATTTACAGGCTTGCAAAAGAATAGGAAGAATTAAAGAGGCTGTGGTCTTGGTATGCACTGGACTTTTCAGCCTCTTTGCCTTTTTTAAAATAGATTGTAAATTCCAAGAATAATTAGAACAATTCCTGGAATGAAATTAGCAATAAGGGATTTTCTAAAGGTCTTAAAAAAGTAGGCAAAGACATTTCCTGCAGAGATAGCTATAAATTGAAATACTGGTATGAGGAGTATTTGCTCTATATTTGCAAGGTTTGAAAGACCCAATGAGAATGAAGCTGAAAGACCGTCAAACGAAAGTGCAAGGGAAACTAAGAGTGCTTCTGTGGGTTCTATTGCCCCTGAGCTGTTGATGTCGGATAGTACAGGCTCTTTTATGATTTTTATAGTAAGTCCGAGCGATTTTAAAGAGAGGTTAACAAGTGTCTTGGGTAAAGGGCTTCTGTTATTTTCAAGGAGGGTTCTAATTACAAATACTATGCCAATTATTATCATAAAAATGGATCCCAAGTGTGAAGAAAGTTGAGGTTCAAGAAATTTGCCAAACCATCTTCCTATGAAAAATGAAATTATGGTGATACTCAGAGATGTAAAAAAGATGATTAGTTTTGACTTTGCAAGAATTTTAATTCCTTTTGCCCCGAAAGCAACTCCAAAGAAGAGGGCATCAATGTTGAGGGAGAGAATTACAACAAGAACCTGATACATATTCATTTCTGAAATCTGCGCACCACCATTTTTTGGTCTTTATTATTATACGACTGAGCAAGTTATTTTGGCAACGAAACAAAATTTTTGCTTTTAGCGTTATAATAAATATAGTAAAATTTAGGTGTGTGATAGAAAATAAGCAAGAGGGGATTTAAAGAAGACAATGGATGAGAGAGAATTGGTGGAAAGAGCAAAAAAGGATAAAAAATATTTTGAAAAGCTGTACGAACTCTATTTTGACAAGATTTATTCTTACATATACTACAGAACGTTCAACCATCCCATTACAGAGGACCTAACCAGCGAGACCTTTATGAAAGTGTTAAGGTCGCTTGACAGGTTTGAATGGAAAGAAAATGGTTCTTTTTCGGCGTGGATATTCCGCATTGCCCAGAATGTTGTAAATGACTATTACAGGAACAAAAAAGAGGTTGTTGATATTGAGAAAATCTCAGACAGTTCATGGTTGAGAAATCCGGAGGATGAGCTTTTAGATAAAGTTGAGAAGGATATAATTAAAAGTGCGCTGAGCAAACTCACAAAAGACCAGCAGGAAGTTGTGATTCTGCGTTATGGTGCGAATATGAAATTTCACGAGATTGCAAAGGTAAAAAATAAGTCTGATGTAGCGGTAAGAGCTCTATTTTTCAGAGCAATGCATTCGCTCAAAGAAATGCTTTTAAAAGAGGTGCATGAAAGTGAATGATGAAAAACTTGACAGAATTTTTGAAGAAGCTTTTAAAGTGGGGTATCGGAAAGAATTTAAACAGGAACTAAAAGATTTGCTTTTAAAAGAATATGATAAGAGAAACAAAGGAAAATATTTCTTGAGAATATCAACAGTTGTTGCAGCTTGTATAGTTTTAGCTATTGTCGCTTTTGGAGCTATAAAACTTGATTTGATGAGATTAAATGTTCCGGACACTTCCTTTGTAAAGACTGAGATGGAAAAAGCTTTTACACAGCAGGATACAAGCGCAAAACAAGAGATTGAGCAAAATAGTAAAAATAGTAAAGATAATAATCTTTCTTCTGAGCAGAGAACTTCACAAGGTAGTGATGCTCCTAAAAAAAGTCAGACGCAGAGTGCAAAGCAACAACAAAGTTCAAATGATGTTTATTCTACATTATCTTCAGCAAAGATTGAGTCTAAAAAGTCTTCTGGAATCACAAAAAAATCAACTTTTACTCCAAATGAAAACAAGAATAAATCGAGCAAGAAACCTTCAACTGTCAGCAGCTCTTTGCCAAATTATTCGACCAAAAAAAATTGTTGAAAGCGACGTGAAAAATAAAACTCAACCCAGTATTAAAAACGCTTCTGAGTCAAATGCTAAAAAAGAAAACTCAAATTCAACTGTAAATGTCACAAAACAGAATAAAGAACCAGTAAAAGAGCAGGAATACATAGCGATAAAAACGCAAGAAGAGAATGTGTTGGAAAGTGTTTATGTTTTGAGAGAAGAAGAACTAAAAGTTGATGAAGAGTATATTTTAGGTGTACTTGGCAGCATTATATCATCTGATGTATATGAAAAAGAGTATTTTACACCACAAAGTATTGTTCAAGCTCAAGTTTATGATGGGTATTTTAGTTTTGAGATTGCCAAAAGCGATACACAAGTATCTATTTACAGATTTTCAGAGCAGCAGGTGCAAGAAAATGTTTTTAAGAGCGTTTATGATAAGACTGACCTTATTTTACAAAAACTTGGTATAAAAGATTACAAAATTTCTGTCTTTCCCAAGCAGGAGGGTTACAGGGCAGAGATTGCTATCTACTTTGACGGATATAGAATATTTGATGCAGATAGTTATATAGATTATTCAAACAGCGCAGATGTTGTTGGTGGTAAGATTTATCTCAAAAGCTTTTCAAGATTAAAAAGTGTGAAAATAATAGATGCAAAAACGGCGGCAAAAGAGTTTGAGAGAATATATAACTTAAGAAGTGTAGAGCCATCTAATATTGCTATTGTATATAAGAAAACAGGAGAACTTTTTATTCCAGTATATATTTACATTTATGAAAACAAAATATACTGGTTGGAAAAGTAGAGTTTAAAATGATATAATAAGATATACAAAAATGTTTACGGAGGTTTCTATTATGAACCTTGATTTAAAAGAGAGAGTTTCCGAAAATGGTGTTGTGATAGAGCTTAAAGGGGAGCTTGACATATTTTCTTCACCAACTTTGAAAGACAAGCTTTATTCATTGATTGATACATCATCAGGTGACGTTATTGTTGATATGAACGATGTTAGCTATATAGACTCAACCGGGCTTGGTGTATTTGTAGGCGCTTTGAAAAAATCAAAGCAAAAAGGCACAAATATTGTTCTTAAGAACTTAAAACCCAACGTGAAGAAGGTTTTCACTATCACTGGGCTTGACAAGGTGTTCAGAATTGAATGAGGGGGCAAAAGTCAAATATGGACCAAATTATGTTAACAATTCCGCCCAAAGCTGAATATATTATGGTAGTAAGGCTCACACTATCTGGGATAGCTGCGCGTGCAGGCTTTGATTTTGAGACAATTGAAGATTTGAAAATGGCCATATCAGAGGTTTTCAACCTTTTTGAGATAGAAAAACTGAAAGGAAAAATATCTGTAGAGTTTAACATTGCAAGTGAGTATTTGGACATAAGAATTGATGTGCCCAATGGTGAGCCAACAGACAACGAGCTTGCAAAAATGATTCTTCAAACTCTGATTGATGAGGTTGAGTTTGAAAAAACTGAAGATGGCCATAGAGTAAAGCTAAAAAAATATCATCGAGGGGTCTGATTTGATGGTTGAAGAAAAAAGGACATTAGAGATTGATGATGAAAAAATAGATAGACTCTTCGAAGAATATCAGAAAACAAAGGATATTGAACTTAGAAATGAACTTGTAAACAAGCACCTTTATATAGCCGAGATTATAGCAAAAAAGTTTATCGGAAGAGGGATAGATTATGAAGACCTTTATCAGGTTGCATGCATTGCACTTATAAATGCTGTTGAGAGGTTTGAACCCAACAAAGGTTATAAATTCACAAGTTTTGCGACCCCAACCATAATGGGAGAGATAAAAAGATATTTCAGGGATAGAGCTTCAATCATCAGACTTCCAAGGAGAATCTACGAAACCTCTGCCAAGATAAAACTTGCAACAGAGGTGCTTTCTACAAAATTAAAAAGACCTCCGAAGATAGATGAGATTGCTCGGCATCTTAATATGAGCACAGAAGAAGTTTTAGAGGTAATGGAAGCATCTAACAACTATCTTCCACAGTCTTTGGACCAGACCATGTATGAGGATGAAGAGATGACACTTGGCGATGTTCTTGGCAAGAGTGATGAGAACATCTTGCAGGTGGAAAATGTTGAAGCTGTAAAGAAAGCAATTGAAAGGCTTTCACCTTTTGAAAGAGAGTTTGTCCAAAAGCGGTTTTTTGAAGAAAAGACACAAAAGGAAATTGCAGAGGAGATGAACGTTTCACAGATGTACATTTCACGGCTTGAAAAAAAGGTGCTAAAGAAATTGAAGGATTTCATTGAAGAGAAAAAAGAGGAATAAAAAACATAAAAGACTGCCGTGACAGACAAAACCTAATTTTATCCCTGTGCCGCAGTCTTTTTTGTCTTCCTTTTTCTAAACATTTTCCAAAAAACATGATATAATATCTTATATAAATGCTGTGAAGGAATACAAATATTGAACAAAGGAGAGAACAGCAATGTTTAAAAGTTGGGGTAAGAGATTTTTTGTTTTTTTGAGCCTACTGAGTTTTTTGTTAAGTTTTTTGGTAAATACTTCATTTTCTCAAAACCTTTCTTACTATCAGCGGGCAGCCCAAGTTTTAAAACAAAAAGGAATAATGACAGGTGACACAAAAGGGAATTTGAATCTTGACAAACCTCTCAAACGTTCAGAGATTTCTAAAATGATTATCCTTCTGCTTGGCAAAAAACCTTTAGCTGATTTTTATGCAAATCAAAAAAGGTCTTCTTTTAAAGACGTGAAGGTAGATTACTGGGGACTTGGCTACATAGAAGCTGCAAAAGCGATAGGATTGATTTCAGGGTATACAGATGGAACTTTCAAACCAGAACAGTACTTAAAAGTTGAAGAGTTAACTGCAATAGTTGTAAGGGCACTTGGTGTGAAGGATTCGGAACTTAAAGGCAAGTGGCCACTGAACTATATCCAGAAAGCATATTCTATGAACATTTTTTACGGGATAGAATCCGAAATTGAAATAGGAAAGCTTGTCACAAGAGGCCAGACAGCAGCTATACTTTACAATGCGTTTTTAAACGAAAGCATAAAAGCTGCAAAGCCGGTCGGACTTGAAATAGTTGACCTGCAAACTTTAAAGATAACTTTTGATAAGGAGATTTCTTCAATTGCTAAATCTGACTTTTCGTTTGATGGTGGACTTTCTGTTGTGGATGCGAAGTTTGCAGACTCAAGCAAAAAGGTTGTTGAGATAAAAACATCTGCACAGCAAGAAGGGAAAGAGTACACACTATTTTACAAAGGTCAAGCCACAACTTTAAAGTTTGTGGCAAAGACAATACCTTTTTCCTTGGCAGAGGATATCAAAATAGAGAGTTTAAAGAAAGTGGATTTGAAGTTTACAAAGCCGATTTCAAAAAGCCAGCAGGAAAACCTTCCGATAAAAATTTATGTAAATAGCAAAGAAATTACAGATGTAAGGAAATTTCTCTCGAGCGATTTTAAAACTTTGAGTATAATTTTCACAAGCAGATTAAATCAAACTGACAAGCTGATGGTTGAGATTTCAAACCTTCTTTCAGAAACAGGCCAGAGCTTTAGCATGACAAAAGAGCTAACAGTTATTGATGCAACCCAGCCAAAGGTTGTGGATTTTAAGATTATAAACAGTAAAAAGTTTAAAGTCATATTCACTGAACCGATGAATATTGACTCTGCAAATGCTTACAAGGTATGTGATTTATCTTCGGTGGGAGCTAATATCAGAATTGATTCAAATTATGTGTATGCAAAGCTTTCACAAAAACATCAAGAGAATGCTATTGATATTGAACTTTTATATCCTCTTGCTGATGGTAATCATACAGTTGAAATAACAGAAGCAAAAGACTTTGCAGGGTACAAAGCTCCTGACTTTAAGGCTACATTTACAACAGTGCTTGAAAAAAATCCGCCAAAGCTTGTATCCTTAGAGCTTGTTTCAAACAATCGAATAAGGCTTGTATTTGATGAAGAGATAAGAAGCTTGGATGGTTTGATTCCAACAGGCGAGTATGAGGTTTACCAAGCACAGGACAGTACCAACCATGCAACTGGTGCAAAAATAACACTTCTTTCAGATGGAAAAACAGTAGACATTCAGCTAAATCCACAATTGAAGCTTGATAGCAGGGCACTTGTTTCATTTGAAGTAAGGTTCCGATATGTTGAAGACCTTCTTGGCAACAAGGTATCAGATTGGATGACAGTTACATCCAAAGCTCAGGATGATACTACAAAACCAGCAGTCAAAAGCGTTGAGGTTTTGGATGGGAATATAATTAAGGTAACATTTACTGAAAACGTCAATGCTACTGATAAAGTTCAAAGTTTTTCTTTGCTTTCAGAAAATGGTACACAGATAGCAGAAGCTCAGGCAAAAGTAGTAAAACCGTTAAAAGAAGAGGATAGCTCAGTGTTTGCTGTTGAGTTTTCGACACTTGCAACAATAAATGGTGGGAAATATACTCTGAAGATTTCAGGCATCTGTGATACATCTGTTAGAGAAAATGTCATGGATACTTCTTCATTTGCGATAGTTGCGAAAGACACTCTTGCACCTACTATAACTGCTGCAATTGCCAAGTATGATTCTTCTTCGGATTTGGACAGAATAGACATATTTTTCTCAGAACCAATGGATGTTGAAAAACTGAAAAATTTGAGCAGTTATTTTGTAGGGGCATCAAGCGCAACAATTCCACTTTCGAGTGTAAAAGGTGCAAAAGTTGATTATATCTCACCAAACGGCGACAGAATCACCCTTTTAATTCCAGGGGCAGACGATTCATCGCCTGGCAAGTGGAGTCAATCGGGTGGTGTAATAGACAAATTGGCAGCTCCTACCCTCACAGACAGAGCAGGCAACTTTTTAGCAAATGCTACGATTGCAATGCCAGTTTCTGTGTCGGCAAACTTTAGAGGGATATCTGCGCAAGATATAGAGGTTGTGGCAGTGGACAAAAATACAATTGAACTTAGAGCTTTGAATGGATACATCTTCTCATCGTTTGATCCTGGAGCAATAATGTTCAGAAATGCATATTCAACTTCAAGTTTAAATGGCAATCCTGACAACGATAAAGTGGTCAATCTTGGAATTGTAAGTTATACAATTTCTCAAGACAAAAAGGTTATTGTTTTAAAAACATCAATTTCTTTGACCTCAAGTGCCATGGCTGATACAAATGATTCTGGTCAAGATGCTGAACAGCTGAAAATATTTACAGTAAATTCAAATATAAAAGACCAGTTTGAACAGAGCCTTGTAATTCAGCCAACACTTGATATTAGCTTTTATCCTTCGATATTGCTAAAAGACAGAATATGTCCTCAGCAGACAGGAGTCTCTATTGGAAGTGGCTCTCAATCAGACACAATGGCTATTACATTTGACGAACCAGTTTTTGCCCTGCCAGGTATAAATACCACAGTTCTGGCTGCAGGAATTGAGCTAAAGGTTGGAGGCATTACTTTAATTCCTGATGTTGACTACACAGCTTACATCCAAAACGGCATAGTTTATGTGAAGGTTAAAAAACCGGGGATTGTAGACAGCAAGGTAAGCTTGGAGATAAAAAGACCAGACTTAATAGTAGATAGCAATGGAAATCCTTCTTCGGTGTTAAAACCTCAAACTGTTGAACATGTGACAGAAAGGACTTCACCTGATGTCACAGCAGAGTTTTCTTCGACGGATACAAGAAAAGTCAAACTCACATTTTCTGAACCCATGGATGCTTCAACACTAATTGTTCAAAACTTCTCATGTGTTACAGGCGGTAGCATTGTAAGCTTTGTAAAATCTTCTGATAACAGAGTTGTTGAGATTACGTTCACAAACCCGCTTCCGGCAGGAAGTATTGTAAATATATCACCAAATGTAAAGGACTTGGCAGGTAATTCAGTATCGGTCCAGGCGGTGAGAAAATAAGGAGAAGTTGTGGTATAATAAATTTTGAAGGCAAGTGATATATAAATGAGGAGGTTTGTAATGATAATAGATGCAGAAAAGATAATTCCTGATGTGGATAAATATATAAAAATAATAGAGGAAGAAGAAATTATTTTAGAAAAATGTTCGAAAAATTGCTAAGTTATTCCAATTAAGAAAAGAAGAAAAAAGAAAAAATCTCAAGAGGAAATTCTCAACGTAATTAAGGAGTTAGCAGGAATTGCAAAGGACCTTAATATGGATGCAGACTCGATAAGAGAGGAGAGAATTTTAGGAAGTGACAAAGGTTGTAATTGATACCAATGTGTGTTGAATTTAATACTTGGAAGGGAGCCATTTAAGGATGCTGCAGAAAAAATGTTTGAGATTATAGCATTGAGAGAAGATATAAAAGCATATATATAACTGCTAACAGTGTTACTGATATATTTTACATTGCTAAAAAGACTATGAAAGAGGAGAAAATTAGAAAATTATTACTCATAATGTTTAAAAAAAATTGATATTGTGAGTATTTTAAAAAGTGATATAATAAAATCATTAAAGAGTGGGTATAATGACTTGGAAGATGCCCTGCAAATAGTTTGTTCAAAAAGAGTACATGCGGATTATTTTGTTACCCGTGATGAAGGCATACAAAGTGTTGAAATAAAAATAATTACTCCGAAAGAGTTTATTCACATCTTTTCTACTTAGAGCTTTAAAAGAGGCTGTGTTTTGGAATCTTGAAGAGCAGCCTCTTAAATTTTTTCGTTAACTTTCATAAAAGGGGAGATTGTGTTATGCTTCTCAAAAAAATCTTCAAATTTGATGCAGCG
Proteins encoded in this region:
- a CDS encoding SigB/SigF/SigG family RNA polymerase sigma factor translates to MVEEKRTLEIDDEKIDRLFEEYQKTKDIELRNELVNKHLYIAEIIAKKFIGRGIDYEDLYQVACIALINAVERFEPNKGYKFTSFATPTIMGEIKRYFRDRASIIRLPRRIYETSAKIKLATEVLSTKLKRPPKIDEIARHLNMSTEEVLEVMEASNNYLPQSLDQTMYEDEEMTLGDVLGKSDENILQVENVEAVKKAIERLSPFEREFVQKRFFEEKTQKEIAEEMNVSQMYISRLEKKVLKKLKDFIEEKKEE
- a CDS encoding sigma-70 family RNA polymerase sigma factor — protein: MDERELVERAKKDKKYFEKLYELYFDKIYSYIYYRTFNHPITEDLTSETFMKVLRSLDRFEWKENGSFSAWIFRIAQNVVNDYYRNKKEVVDIEKISDSSWLRNPEDELLDKVEKDIIKSALSKLTKDQQEVVILRYGANMKFHEIAKVKNKSDVAVRALFFRAMHSLKEMLLKEVHESE
- a CDS encoding anti-sigma regulatory factor: MDQIMLTIPPKAEYIMVVRLTLSGIAARAGFDFETIEDLKMAISEVFNLFEIEKLKGKISVEFNIASEYLDIRIDVPNGEPTDNELAKMILQTLIDEVEFEKTEDGHRVKLKKYHRGV
- a CDS encoding STAS domain-containing protein, yielding MNLDLKERVSENGVVIELKGELDIFSSPTLKDKLYSLIDTSSGDVIVDMNDVSYIDSTGLGVFVGALKKSKQKGTNIVLKNLKPNVKKVFTITGLDKVFRIE
- a CDS encoding manganese efflux pump — protein: MIIIGIVFVIRTLLENNRSPLPKTLVNLSLKSLGLTIKIIKEPVLSDINSSGAIEPTEALLVSLALSFDGLSASFSLGLSNLANIEQILLIPVFQFIAISAGNVFAYFFKTFRKSLIANFIPGIVLIILGIYNLF
- a CDS encoding Ig-like domain-containing protein, which translates into the protein MFKSWGKRFFVFLSLLSFLLSFLVNTSFSQNLSYYQRAAQVLKQKGIMTGDTKGNLNLDKPLKRSEISKMIILLLGKKPLADFYANQKRSSFKDVKVDYWGLGYIEAAKAIGLISGYTDGTFKPEQYLKVEELTAIVVRALGVKDSELKGKWPLNYIQKAYSMNIFYGIESEIEIGKLVTRGQTAAILYNAFLNESIKAAKPVGLEIVDLQTLKITFDKEISSIAKSDFSFDGGLSVVDAKFADSSKKVVEIKTSAQQEGKEYTLFYKGQATTLKFVAKTIPFSLAEDIKIESLKKVDLKFTKPISKSQQENLPIKIYVNSKEITDVRKFLSSDFKTLSIIFTSRLNQTDKLMVEISNLLSETGQSFSMTKELTVIDATQPKVVDFKIINSKKFKVIFTEPMNIDSANAYKVCDLSSVGANIRIDSNYVYAKLSQKHQENAIDIELLYPLADGNHTVEITEAKDFAGYKAPDFKATFTTVLEKNPPKLVSLELVSNNRIRLVFDEEIRSLDGLIPTGEYEVYQAQDSTNHATGAKITLLSDGKTVDIQLNPQLKLDSRALVSFEVRFRYVEDLLGNKVSDWMTVTSKAQDDTTKPAVKSVEVLDGNIIKVTFTENVNATDKVQSFSLLSENGTQIAEAQAKVVKPLKEEDSSVFAVEFSTLATINGGKYTLKISGICDTSVRENVMDTSSFAIVAKDTLAPTITAAIAKYDSSSDLDRIDIFFSEPMDVEKLKNLSSYFVGASSATIPLSSVKGAKVDYISPNGDRITLLIPGADDSSPGKWSQSGGVIDKLAAPTLTDRAGNFLANATIAMPVSVSANFRGISAQDIEVVAVDKNTIELRALNGYIFSSFDPGAIMFRNAYSTSSLNGNPDNDKVVNLGIVSYTISQDKKVIVLKTSISLTSSAMADTNDSGQDAEQLKIFTVNSNIKDQFEQSLVIQPTLDISFYPSILLKDRICPQQTGVSIGSGSQSDTMAITFDEPVFALPGINTTVLAAGIELKVGGITLIPDVDYTAYIQNGIVYVKVKKPGIVDSKVSLEIKRPDLIVDSNGNPSSVLKPQTVEHVTERTSPDVTAEFSSTDTRKVKLTFSEPMDASTLIVQNFSCVTGGSIVSFVKSSDNRVVEITFTNPLPAGSIVNISPNVKDLAGNSVSVQAVRK